From Pseudomonas sp. stari2:
CGCTGAAACCCTTGCCCGAGATTCCGAAACAGGACCCGAAGCGCGTCGAACTCGGTCGCCGGCTTTTCCTCGATCCACGGCTATCGGTCAACAACACCCTGTCCTGCGACAGTTGCCATCAACTGGACAAGAACGGGGCCGACAGTCGGGCCCTGTCCATCGGCTTCGATGGACAACCGGTAGCGGTCAACACGCCGACCGTGCTCAACGCCAGCCTCAATTTCCGCCAGTTCTGGGACGGTCGCGTCGAAACGCTGGAAGAGCAGACCAATGTCGTCATCACCAGCCCCCACGAAATGGGCAGCGACTGGAATACCGTTGTGCAACGGATCGCCGACGACCCCGACTATCGCCGGTCTTTCAGCGCCGCCTACCCGGATGCCGTGACGAAAGCCAATATCCAGAATGCCCTGGCAGCCTACGAACGCACACTCCTGACACCCGGTTCCCGCTTCGATCAGTACCTGCTGGGCAACACGGACATCCTGACTCTGGATGAAAAGTACGGCTATCAGCGCTTCAAGGAGTATGGCTGCATAGCCTGCCATCAGGGGGTGAACATCGGCGGCAACATGTTCCAGAAGTTCGGGGTGTTCGGAGACTACATCGCCGATCGCGGCAATCCGACGCAAGCCGACCAGGGGCGGTTCAACGTTACCGGAGACGAAGACGATCGCGTCGTGTTCAAGGTGCCGAGCCTGCGCAACGTCGCGCTGACCGCGCCGTACTTCCATGACGGCTCGGCGCCCACCCTAGAACGGGCCGTGGACGTGATGTTCCAGTATCAGTTGGGCCGCATGCCGAGCGAGGAAGACAAGGGGCTGATCATCGAGTTTCTCAAGACCCTGACCGGACACCGGGAGGGTCAGCGATGATGACAACCGTCTCGGGGCGGCGCAGCCTGCTGTTGCTCAGCCTCCTGGCCGTATTGCTGGCCTCGGTCCTGGTGTTTCTCTACCTCAAGTCCAGTTCCCAGCAGACCACCACCTACACCGAATCCCGGGACCTGATCCGTCAGATCAAGCAACAGGATTCGCAGTGGGAAAGTGAAGTCCTCAAAGCCCGAGTGGCGATCACCCACAATTACGACCCGCTGGTCTCACCGATGAACGAGATGAATCGTCTGTGGGCACGCTTCGACACCATGGAGTCCGGGCATGGACGCAACGACTCCAGGCAATGGGACCATGCCCACGAACGCTACCTGGAGGCCATGCAGGAAAAAACCCGTCTGGTCGAACAGTTCAAGTCGCACAACGCGTTGTTGCGCAACTCCCTGGCGTTTCTGCCGAGCGCCGAGGATGACATTCAGGCGCAACTGACCAATCTGTCCGACCTCGACAAGATTCAATTGCAGAACATCGTCACCGACACCTATGACCTGCTGCTCAGCGCACTGGAATTCGCCCAGGTCGCCTCCGACGACAAAGCCTCCGACATCGAGGTGGGTCTGAACAAACTGGCGGTGAACGCACAACGTCTGCCGGCGAATTTTCAGACCCCGATCCGGATCCTGAGCAATCACATCGCCCTGATCCTGCGCGAGCAACCGATCGTCAATCACCTGCTCGATCAGATCGAGTCGATCCCCGTGGCCGAGCGCCTGGACACCATCACCAACATGCTCGATCTGGATCAGCAACAGGCCGAACGAACCGACCAGAAATACCATTTCTACCTGCTGCTGTTTTCTGTCCTGCTGATGTTGTCGCTGCTGTGGTTGGCCATCCGCCTGATCCGCAGCTTCGCCGAGATCAACCGGGTCAATGCGGCCCTGCATACGGCCAACGATGTACTCGAGCAGCGGGTCGACGAGCGGACCCGCGAACTGAAGAACGTGCAGAGCGAACTGCTCGACGCCGCGCGGCAGGCCGGCATGGCGGAAATCGCCACCAATGTGTTGCACAACGTTGGCAACGTGCTCAACAGCGTAAACATTTCTTCCGACCTGATCTCGCGAAAACTGCGCAGCAGCAAGGCCTTGGGTTTGGGCAAGGCCATGCAACTGATCAACGAACACCCGGACGACCTCGGGCCTTTCCTGACCGAGGACGCCAAGGGCAAGCTGCTGCCCGGCTACCTCAATCAACTGGTAGGCGCCATCGCCCAGGAACAGCAGGAAATGGCCGACGAACTGGCCCAGATGAACAAGAGCGTCGATCACATCAAGGACATCGTCGCCACCCAGCAATCCTATGCCGGGGCCAACAGCATGACCGAGCCGTTATACATCAACGAACTGCTCGAAGACGCCCTGCGCATGAACGCCGGCGCACTCACCCGGCACCATGTCACGGTGGTCAAGGAATACGGCGACGTGCCTCAGGTGATGGGCGATAAACACCGCTTGCTGCTGATCCTGATCAACCTCATCAGCAACGCCAAGTACGCGATGGCCGACCTCAGCAACCGCCCACGAACCATGACCCTGAGCGTGAAGATCGTCGACGAGAGCTTTCTGGAAATCAGTGTCAGGGACGATGGCGAAGGCATCGCCCCGGAAAACATGACGCGGATCTTTGCCCACGGTTTCACGACCCGCAAGGAGGGCCATGGCTTCGGCCTGCACAGCTGCGCCCTGGCGGCCATCGAGATGCACGGCCATCTCACCGCCCACAGTGACGGGCCGGGACTGGGCGCCATGTTCACCCTGCAGATTCCGCTGATCACCGTAACGGAGAACGTATGAGCGAACTGTCGAACCGCCGCATTCTGCTGATCGACGACATGCCGTCGATCCACGAAGACTTTCGCAAGATCCTTGCTCCGACCCAGGCGCAGTCAGCGGAACTGGACGAGATGGAAGCGGCCCTGTTCGGCGCACCTGCCAAGCCCCGGCGAGCAACGTTCGAACTGGACTCGGCCTATGGCGGTGAAGAAGGTCTGGCCAAGCTCAACCTGGCGTTGCAGGAGCAGTGCCCGTACGCCCTGGCCTTTGTCGATATGCGCATGCCTGACGGTTGGGA
This genomic window contains:
- a CDS encoding cytochrome-c peroxidase codes for the protein MNTPPTCQSRSVVFLLLFAPCANTVAAPLDEPLKPLPEIPKQDPKRVELGRRLFLDPRLSVNNTLSCDSCHQLDKNGADSRALSIGFDGQPVAVNTPTVLNASLNFRQFWDGRVETLEEQTNVVITSPHEMGSDWNTVVQRIADDPDYRRSFSAAYPDAVTKANIQNALAAYERTLLTPGSRFDQYLLGNTDILTLDEKYGYQRFKEYGCIACHQGVNIGGNMFQKFGVFGDYIADRGNPTQADQGRFNVTGDEDDRVVFKVPSLRNVALTAPYFHDGSAPTLERAVDVMFQYQLGRMPSEEDKGLIIEFLKTLTGHREGQR
- a CDS encoding DAHL domain-containing protein translates to MTTVSGRRSLLLLSLLAVLLASVLVFLYLKSSSQQTTTYTESRDLIRQIKQQDSQWESEVLKARVAITHNYDPLVSPMNEMNRLWARFDTMESGHGRNDSRQWDHAHERYLEAMQEKTRLVEQFKSHNALLRNSLAFLPSAEDDIQAQLTNLSDLDKIQLQNIVTDTYDLLLSALEFAQVASDDKASDIEVGLNKLAVNAQRLPANFQTPIRILSNHIALILREQPIVNHLLDQIESIPVAERLDTITNMLDLDQQQAERTDQKYHFYLLLFSVLLMLSLLWLAIRLIRSFAEINRVNAALHTANDVLEQRVDERTRELKNVQSELLDAARQAGMAEIATNVLHNVGNVLNSVNISSDLISRKLRSSKALGLGKAMQLINEHPDDLGPFLTEDAKGKLLPGYLNQLVGAIAQEQQEMADELAQMNKSVDHIKDIVATQQSYAGANSMTEPLYINELLEDALRMNAGALTRHHVTVVKEYGDVPQVMGDKHRLLLILINLISNAKYAMADLSNRPRTMTLSVKIVDESFLEISVRDDGEGIAPENMTRIFAHGFTTRKEGHGFGLHSCALAAIEMHGHLTAHSDGPGLGAMFTLQIPLITVTENV